GGCCTTCTCACCCGTCAGGTAAGGAAGATCGGTTTTTTCACGGTCGCCGATATAAAACAGGTAGCCCAGCACGGTGACTTCATCGCGCTGTTTACCCGGCCCCAGCAGTTCCGCTACCGGCACATTCAGACACTGGCCGAGCAGATCCAGCAGCGCGGCTTCCAGTGCGGCCACTGCATTAACCCGCAGCTCAAACGTCCAGGCCCCTTTACCAAAAGTATCGAAGTCGGCGGACTGATTCCCCTGGTGCACTTCCTGCACCAGGCGGTTCATCCTCGCCACTTCCCGACCTTTAACCTGAGGGATGGCATCCATCAGCGTCTGATAAATGGTCTCGCCGCCCGGCGCTTCCCCCACGCCGGTATGCCCGGCGCTGTCGGTCAGCACAACAATGTTCCGGGTGAAGTAGGCACCATGTGCGCCGCCAATATTCAGCAACATGCTGTCATGGCCTGCCACAGGGATAACTTTCATATCAGTAATGACCGGACTGCTTTGCGTCGTCATATCTCGTCCTTACAGATGTTTCAGTTCAATGCGTTTGATATCTTTAACCAGCACCAGGTAGCTGAGCACGGCTACAAAGGCATGGATACCGACATAAATCAGCGCGCCGTTATAGGAGCCCGTGGAGGCGATGATGTAGCCGATGGCGATAGGCGTTACGATGCCGGAGATGTTGCCGAACATATTGAACAGTCCCCCGCTCAGCCCACTGATCTCTTTCGGTGCGGTATCGGCCATGACTGCCCAGCCCAGCGCACCCACGCCTTTGCCGAAGAACGCCAGCGCCATAAAGAACACCACCACCCATTCGGTTTCGGTGTAATTACAGAACACCATAGAGATGGAGAGCAGCATACCCAGTACGATCGGGGTTTTACGGGCGATATTCAGTGAGCCGGTTTTACGCATCAGCCAGTCAGAGATAATCCCGCCCAGCACGCCGCCGAGGAAGCCGCAGATCGCCGGAACAGAGGCGATGATGCCCGCCTTGAGAATGGACATCCCCCTGGCCTGAACCAGATAAACCGGGAACCAGGTAATAAAGAAGTAGGTTAAAGCGTTGATGCAGTACTGCCCCAGATAGATCCCCAGCATCATTCGTGACGTGACTAACTGTTTGATCTGGAATTTTTTCTCAGCCCAGCTGACTTTTCGCTCTGATTTCTTCTGATCCATGTTGATCAGCGCGCCGCCCTGTTCCATGTATTCCAGTTCAGCTTTGTTCACGCCCGGATGATCGTTGGGATCGTGGATCACTTTCAGCCAGATAAAGCTGATGATGATCCCCAGCCCGCCCATAAACCAGAACACGTGAGCCCAGCCCACTTCCGATACCAGCCAGCCCATAATTGGCGCGAAGATAACCGTGGCGAAATACTGTGCGGAGTTAAAGATAGCCACCGCAGTACCACGCTCCTGCGCGGGGAACCAGGCGGCGACAATGCGACTGTTACCCGGGAAAGAGGGCGCTTCTGCCAGCCCGACCATAAAGCGCAGCATAAACAGCGTGACGATAACGGCTGCGCCGCTGAACACATCCACAAAACCCTGCAGCAGCGTAAACAGCGACCAGAGGAAAATACTCCAGAAGTAGACACGTTTGGATCCGAAGCGGTCCAACAGCCAGCCGCCGGGAATTTGGCCAATCACATAGGCCCAGGAGAACGCGGAGAAGATATAGCCCAACCCTACCGCATCCAGGCCAATATCTTTGGACATTGCAGAACCGGCAATCGCTATGGTGGCGCGGTCCCCGTAGTTGAAAGAGGTGACGATAAATAACATCACCACTATCCAGTAGCGAGCTTTAGTTCTTTTTTGCACGTCGCTCACAGTACTGCTGATTGAATTCATGATGCACTCCTGAAATATTGCGGTCAGGCAAACTCACTCTGAAATGCATACACATCGCGTTGGGTATCAGAATGACGTTAAGTTAAACACAGCGATTATTTTGCAGAAGACTTAACAGGCAGCGTGGAAACATTATCGTTCTGTTCGGTAAAAATTATAGGAACAGCGCGGGCAGAACACATCGGTCATCAGCCCTGGAAAATAACTTAATAACACGCATTCTTATGGCGTATGCACAACCGCCTGCGCTCTGGCTCACGGAACATCACCGTTCTGCGGAGGCCATCACAGTCCGGTGCGTTACCCCTTGCCTTTGTGAGCGTTCTCACTGATATCTGTACGTATGCCTTAAAACAAGCGGCTTAACGGCGCACTATGTCAGACATCTGCATAATGTTTTTCCTGAAGCGGGCTTTTATACTGGTCCGCAGCAGAATACTTATTACCCACAGCCGGACTCATCATTTCTCAGGCAGCGCCAAAATGCCTTTTCATTCCCACTTTCAGGACTTGTCGAGCAATGAACAAACCCGTGAACGACCCAGCTCTTTATATAAAAGTGCATGAAAACGATAACGTGGCCATTGTGGTTAATAATAATGGTCTGGTGGCGGGAACCGAATTTCCGTGCGGACTGGTATTAAAAGAACATATCCCTCAGGGGCATAAAGTTGCCCTCAGTGATATTGCGAAAGGCGAAGATATTGTTCGCTATGGTGAAGTTATTGGTTATGCACTGCGTGATATTTTACGCGGTAGCTGGATTGATGAATCTCTGGTTGTGCTACCCGAAGCCCCGGAGCTTTCCAGCCTGCCACTTGCCAGCAATATCCCGCCAGATTTACCCCCGCTGGAAGGGTATACCTTCAAGGGTTACCGCAATGCCGATGGCAGCGTTGGCACCCGTAATCTGCTCGCCATTACCACCAGCGTTCACTGCGTGGCAGGCGTGGTTGATTACGTGGTGCGGATTATTGAGCGCGAGCTGTTACCGAAGTACCCGAACGTCGATGGCGTTGTGGCGCTGAATCATTTGTATGGCTGTGGCGTGGCGATCAACGCACCCGCCGCCGTGGTGCCCATTCGCACCATCCACAATCTGGCGCTGAACGCGAATTTTGGCGGAGAGGTGATGGTGGTCGGGCTTGGCTGCGAAAAGCTTCAGCCGGAACGCTTACTTGAAGGCACACCTGATGTGCAGACTATCTCTCTTGGCGAAGAAGATGTCGTACGGCTTCAGGATGAGAAGCACGTCGGTTTTGAATCGATGGTCAGCGATATCCTGCAGGTTGCGGAAAGGCATTTGCAGCGTCTGAACCAGCGCCAGCGCGAAACCGTACCGGCTGCCGAACTTATTGTGGGTATGCAGTGCGGGGGCAGTGATGCTTTTTCCGGCGTGACGGCAAACCCGGCAGTGGGCTTTGCTTCCGATCTGCTGGTACGCTGTGGGGCAACGGTGATGTTTTCTGAAGTCACCGAGGTGCGTGATGCCGTGCATTTGCTTACGCCTCGCGTTGCCAGCGAAGCCGTGGGAAAACGCCTGCTGGAAGAAATGGCCTGGTATGATGATTACCTGAACATGGGGAAAACGGACCGCAGCGCCAATCCTTCGCCCGGCAACAAAAAGGGGGGTCTGGCTAACGTGGTGGAAAAAGCACTGGGTTCAATAGCCAAATCAGGCCGCAGCGCGATTGTTGAAGTGCTCTCTCCGGGCCAGCGTCCCACAAAACGCGGGCTGATTTATGCCGCTACTCCGGCCAGTGATTTTGTCTGCGGTACGCAGCAAATGGCTTCCGGGATTACGCTCCAGGTTTTCACCACGGGACGGGGAACACCTTATGGCCTGGCCGCCATTCCGGTGATTAAGATGGCAACCCGTAACGCGCTGGCTGACCGCTGGCACGATCTGATGGATATCAATGCGGGCACCATCGCTACCGGTGAAGAGAGTATCGAACAGGTTGGCTGGAGGTTGTTTGAACTGATTCTGGACATTGCCAGCGGAGAGAAGCAGACCTGGTCAGATCGCTGGGGCATCCACAATGCGCTGGCTGTTTTTAATCCTGCCCCGGTAACCTGATCCTCACCTGTCACCGCCAGGCGAGCGCACCTCAGAAGCAAGCATAATGCTGAGATGCGCTCGTGCCATCGCTAAACCAGCAAACAGGCTGAGACCAGATCGCGCCTGCCTGTTCAGCAAACTGGCTGAATGAATGAAACCACCTCGAGCCAGCGCTGCGCCTGCCGACGGAAAAAGCGACGCGCTCAGCTGAGATTCTTAGCCCACTCCTCTACCCAGGGAGACGCGATCTCTTCAGGCTCCGGGTTTTCGGCAGCATCAATCATCAATACCTCGCCAATCCGTTGCGCGCTGTGCTCCTGAAGCAGGGCATCAAACTTTTTGCCTCCGCCACAAAAATCATCATAGCTACTGTCGCCCAGCGCAATCACGCCGTAATGCAGCGCTGGCTGGTGGCCGAGCTTATCCTTAATGGCATGAAACAGCGGCGCGATGCTGTCCGGTAAATCGCCCTGCCCGGTCGTGGAGGTGATGATCAGAGCCACCTGGTCAGCATAGCGTTGCCAGTCATCCAGCGTTGGATCTTCGAAGATTTTGACCTGGTGCCCCAGATCGGCCAGTAAAGGCTCTGCCTCTTCTGCCACTAACAGCGCGTTTCCGTAAACGGTGCCAACAAAAATTCCCACCTGAGCCATGCTTTTCTCCATTCCTGGCGCTTAATCTGAAGCCCTATCCTGAGGGTTCGCCGCGACAAACTCAACCCTGGGAATATCAGGGAGAGACTGCTCCCAGCCAAAGGTCGTCATACAGCCCTGCCAGATCGGATCCAGGCCGGCCCGCAGCGTTAAAGGTTCGCCAGTCATGGGATGCGACAGGGTCAGTTCGCTGGCATGGAGCATCAGGCGCTTCATGCCGAAATGGGCTGCTGCACTGCGGTTCTGCTTGAGATCGCCGTGGGCGCTGTCGCCAATAATAGGATGGCGAAGATGGCGCAGGTGCCTGCGCAACTGGTGTTTACGGCCGGTTTCGGGCTTCAGCTCAACCAGACTGAAACGTGAACTTTCATAGCGACTTACCGCCACCGGCAGTTCAGCTTTGGCCAGGGCTTTCCAGTGCGTTACCGCAGGTTGTGCCGCTTTTTCCGGATTGCTGAATTTATCAGCGATCTTATCCAGCTCCTCGGTCAGCGCATAGTCCAGGGTATCTTCCCCTTCCAGCCAGCCCCTGACCACCGCATGATAGGTTTTTTGCAGAGCATGCTGTTCAAACTGCTGCGACAGCAGCCGGGCAACTTCGCTTGATAAGGCCAGCAGCAGCACGCCTGAAGTGGGGCGATCGAGACGATGCACGGTAAAAACATGCTGGCCAATCTGATCGCGCAGCGTTTGCATCACAAAGACGGTTTCATGGCGATCGAGCCAGCTACGGTGCACCAGCCATCCGGCAGGTTTATTGACGGCTATCAGCCACTGGTCCTGATAAATAATTTCCAGCATTAATTGTCATGCTCAAACAGATCGTCAAACTGCTTCAGGGCCTGCAGCAAGGGCTCGCGTCCGGGCAGGTCCGCTTCAAGCGCGATTTCATAATAGGGGGCGATGGCCAGCTTTACCGGCAAGGGCGCACCCGCATCCAGCAAGGCCTGCATTCGGGGCAGGAAGACCCACTGCAGCCATTCCAGCGGGGCCAGGGTATTCATGCAGAACGGTTCCTGGCTGTTAAACGCTTCGCTGTCTGGTGCGCAGGACTGCCACAGCCCTGCCTTCCTGACTTGTTGTTCAATCGCCTGAAGGCGATGCAAAACCTGTGTTTCGCGGCTCATTGAAAATCCCCGTTATGCCGTTTTCAAAAGTCCGCAAGCATACCACCGGCACGCGGTCCTGGGAAAAGTATGCATAAAAAAAGGAGCACTGTATAAACAGTGCTCCCGGTTCGTTTGCAGCTATCCCGCCACGCTTATGCTCCCTGCTCGTCCGTGATAACTTTGTCCTGGAGTTTTCCCTTCAAATCACCTTACTGGTGTTGTCCCTGGCGTCCTGCTCGCTGTCTTCAATGACGGCTGTCTTTCTCCATCCTGGAGGTGTCCCTTATCTCATCCTGAGACATCCCTGATCTTCATCCTGAAGACTTTCCCTGCATCCTCGTCCCGAGGTGTCCTGACTCATTCCATAAGCCACAGAATCCGTTCCGATGCAGGTATTCTGCAGGATTATCATAAGCAAACAATATGGCGAAGACTGAAAAGTGAGTCTTAAAAGCCAGCAAAGCGGATTCTCTGTATGCAACTTATTGATTTTAAAAAGAGCATAAAAATAACCTTATCTTATTAAAGGTTACTTTCTGGCGATCTCCTACAGCTTTTGTACGACATCTCTCACAGCGATATCAGCGTCTGTACTCTACCGGCAGCGATACCTGAAGCTCACCGATAAATTGTTCAAGGTCTGGTGCCAGCACGGTGCGTTTTTTTGTACCCAACTGCTCCAGAACCACTTCTCCGCTTAAATTGCAGACCGAAATCACTTCCAGTTCAGATTCTGTGGTGGCGATAAACAGAGTTGGCGACTGTTTTAACCGGCGTTTCATCACCAGATGACCAATGAGATTTTCCTGTACGCGTAGAAAGTCTTCCTCACTCCACGTTTGCAGCAGCGTACAGGCCTGGCCACCAAAGGTTGCTGTCATATCGCCAGCGAACTGCGTGCTGTACCAGGCTACGACAGAGGGCTGGATACGAAATTCGATCGCACGCTCTACCGCTTCCAGGTTTTGCGCAAGGGTGAAAGGTTGTGGCAGCCAGAAGACCTCGTCCTCCCCACTTTCCTGTACGCAGGGGGACGGGACACCGAGCAGCTCGCGGCTGGCCGGGGGGTGGCCGCATTCGCGGATCCAGTCGTCACAATATTTTTGGGTAAAATCCGTCAATGCACGGGTGGTTTCTTCAATCATTCTTTTTTCACTCTCTGTAGCCTGAGTTACACTAGGGCTATCTGCACTATGTACTGTCGGCCATTGCAGGCCATAAGGTAATTACGATGTCTTCGAAGGATCCGCATCAGGCATTAACTGACCTGACACTGGGAAAACCCACAGAGTACCACGATAAGTATCAACCCTCTTTACTGCAAGCCGTTCCGCGCAGCATGAACCGGGAACCGCTGGGGCTTTTTCCTGATAACCTGCCTTTTCACGGCGGCGATATCTGGACGCTCTACGAGCTCTCATGGCTGAATGAAAAAGGGTTGCCTCAGGTCGCTGTCGGTGAAGTTACCCTGAATGCGAACAGCCATAATCTGATTGAATCCAAAAGCTTTAAGCTTTATCTCAACAGTTTTAACCAGACGAAATTCACTGACTGGGGCGATGTCCGGGCCACGCTGGAGCGCGACCTCAGCGCCTGTGCCCAGGGTGAAGTCAGCGTTGCGCTGTTCCGGCTTCAGGAAGTGGAAGGCCAGCCGATTGGCCATTTTGCCGGTTACTGCATTGATGAACAGGATATCGAAATCGATAACTACCAGTTCACTACCGATTATCTGGAAAATGCCACACAGGCTGAAATTGTGGAAGAGCAGTTGGTCAGCCACCTGTTGAAATCCAACTGCCTGATCACCAATCAGCCGGACTGGGGCTCCGTACAGATTAGCTACCGTGGCCCGCGCATCCAGCGGGAAGCTCTGCTACGTTATCTGGTCTCTTTCCGCCACCACAACGAATTCCATGAGCAGTGCGTGGAGCGTATCTTCAACGACATCCTGCGCTTCTGTAAGCCAGAGCAGTTGAGCGTTTATGCGCGCTACACTCGTCGGGGAGGGCTGGATATTAATCCCTGGCGCAGCAACGGTAATTTCAGACCTGGCCATTCCCGCCTCGTCCGTCAGTAATCCCCTCTTTTGCGCGTCACGCCGCATAAGCAAAGCGGGAGGCCTTGTTAAATCCCCGCAGACAAGGCTACTCTGGTGTGGGCGCAGGTAACCACCTGGCCCAGGGAATTTCCTCTCCCCGGCAGGTAAGTTGCCCCGCAGCGGGCCTGCCCAGGAGTGACTACCACCCGGATGGGTGTAAAGGAGTTAATTTGATTACACATGTCAGCCCCTTAGGCTCAATGGACCTGCTGTCTCAACTGGAAGTCGATATGCTGAAGCAGACCGCCAGCAGCGACCTTTACCAGCTGTTTCGCAACTGTTCTCTTGCCGTACTTAACTCCGGAAGTCAGACCGACAGTAGCCAGGAACTGCTCTCCCGCTTTGAAAATTTTGCTATCAACGTGCTGCGCCGTGAGCGTGGCGTAAAGCTGGAGCTGATTAATCCGCCGGAAGAAGCTTTTGTTGATGGCCGGATCATTCGCTCCCTGCAGGCCAACCTGTTTGCGGTGCTGCGCGATATTCTGTTTGTTAACGGCCAGATTGACAGTGCCGGGCGCTTTCAGCACCTGAACATCGAAGACTCCGTACATATCAGCAACCTGGTATTCTCCATTCTGCGTAACGCCCGTGCGCTGCACATTGGTGAAGAGCCGAACACCGTAGTGTGCTGGGGCGGTCACTCAATCAATGCTGTGGAATATCAGTATTGCCGCAACGTTGGATCGCAACTTGGCCTGCGTGAGCTGAACATCTGCACAGGATGCGGGCCAGGCGTTATGGAAGCACCAATGAAAGGCGCTGCCGTAGGCCACGCGCAGCAACGGTATAAAGAAGGCCGGTTTATCGGGCTGACAGAGCCGTCGATCATCGCTGCTGAGCCGCCTAATCCGCTGGTCAATGAACTGATCATCATGCCGGATATCGAAAAGCGCCTGGAAGCCTTTGTGCGTATCGCGCACGGCATCATTATCTTCCCTGGCGGTGTGGGTACGGCTGAAGAACTGCTCTACCTGCTGGGCATTCTGATGAGTCCGCACAATCAGGATCAGGTGTTGCCGCTAATCCTGACCGGCCCCAAAGAGAGCGCCGACTATTTCCATGTGCTGGATGAGTTCATCGTCAGCACGCTGGGTGAAGCTGCACGCCAGCACTACACCATCATTATTGATGATGCAGCGGAAGTGGCGCGCCAGATGAAAAAAGCCATGCCTCAGGTGAAAGAGTACCGGCGTGAAACCGGCGATGCCTACAGTTTCAACTGGTCGATTCGCATCGATAAGGATCTGCAGGTGCCGTTTATGCCCACTCACGAAAATATGGCAAACCTTAATCTTCATCCTGACCAGCCTGCCGAAAAGCTGGCTGCCTCGCTGCGCCGGGCCTTCTCAGGTATTGTCGCCGGTAATGTTAAGGATGTGGGGATCAAAGCGATCAAAGAGAAAGGTCCATACAAACTGCACGGCGATCCGGAAATAATGCGCCGCATGGATGACTTGTTACAGGGATTTGTGGCTCAACACCGTATGAAGCTGCCGGGAACGGCTTACATCCCCTGCTACGAAATCATAAAATAATCTTCAGCCGGAGCGGCTCCCGTGTCGCTCCGCTTTCGTGGTAATTATGACTATTCATTTACTGATTGTTGATGCCCTCAATCTGATCCGCCGTATCCACGCTGTGCAGGGTTCCCCCTGCCAGGAAACCTGCGTCCACGCGCTCCAGCAACTCATCCGCCACAGTACCCCCACTCATGCCGTGGCGGTCTTTGACGATGATGAACGCCACGAAGGCTGGCGACATCAACTGTTACCGGGTTACAAAGCGGGGCGCTCGCCGATGCCGGAGAATCTGCATGACGAAATGCCGTTGCTGCGGACCGCGTTTGAAGCGGCTGGCGTGGCCTGCTGGCAGGCAGCCGGAGAAGAAGCGGACGATCTTGCCGCAACGCTGGCCGCCAAAGTGGCCGCTGGTGGCCACCAGGCTACCATCGTCTCTACCGATAAGGGTTACTGCCAGCTACTGGCACCGTCGATTCAAATCCGCGACTACTTTCAGAAACGCTGGCTGGATATGCCCTTTATTGAGGCCGAATTTGGCGTTAAGCCATCACAACTGACGGATTACTGGGGGCTGGCGGGGATTAGCAGCAGTAAAATTCCCGGCGTTGCCGGAATTGGCGCCAAAAGCGCGGCAGAATTACTGCAGGAATTTGGCTCGCTTGAGGCCATTTATCAGCAGCTCGCTGCGGTGCCACCGAAGTGGCAGAAGAAGCTCAGCGAGCATCGGGAGATGGCGCAGATTTGCAGGCAGGTCGCCACGCTGAAGACAGACCTGCTGCTGGAGGGCAACCTCAGGGAGTTAAGGCTGCCCGATCGTCCCTGAAGGCATACCCGGTTTAAGCGGCTGACTAGCGTTCGTCGCGGCGTCCTGGCGTTGCACTCCAGATCCGGCGGATGTGCACCGTGACTTCCTCACGATCGTGGTAGAGCTGGCGCGCCTGAATCTGAGCATTGATGCCGTTAGCCTTGAGCTTTTCATCAATCATCGCCAGGTTCTGCGACACTTCCTCATAACGCTTTTTCATCGGCAGCTTGAGGTTAAAGATCGCCTCTCGTGCCCAGCCATTCACCAGCCAGTCTGCCATCAGGTTTGCCACCCTTACCGGTTTTTCTACCATATCGCAGACTACCCAGTAGATATTGCTGCGCGTAGGACGGTATTTAAAGCCATCTTCACGGTGGTGGAAAACCTGCCCGGTATCCATCAGGCTTGGGGCCATAGGGCCATTGTCCACGGCGTGAACCATCATGCTGCGTTGCACCAGCTGATACGTCCATCCTCCCGGACAGGCTCCCAGATCGACGGCAAACATGCCGCTGCCCAGACGCTCATCCCACTCCTCCGCAGGAATAAAGACATGGAATGCCTCTTCCAGTTTAAGCGTTGAGCGGCTTGGCGCATCGGAAGGAAATTTCAGGCGGGGAATGCCCATAAAGAACGGCGAGTTGTTCTGCGGCAGAGAGTAGCCAACGTAGCAGTAGCCCGGCGCAATAAAGAACACATGCACCACAGGACGCTTGTTAGTCTCGTATTTCAGCAGAATACCTGCCGAGCGCAGGCTTGACCGCAGCGGCACGGTGAATTTTCGGCAGAACTTAAGCAGCTCTTTGCTCTCGTTGGTGTCCGGTACTTCAACACGCAGCTCGCCGCCCTTCTCAACGAAGCCGGTCAGCATGCCCGTTACCGGCGTTACGCGGTCTTCCTGTGGAAGATCGCGCAGTAGTTCGCCCACCACGATCATCTGGCGTGAGAAAATCAACTCGCTGAAAGGCAGCTCAGCGATCAGCTTCTCCGCTTCTTCCGCCTGATAGCACTCAAAAAGCACATAGCCTGAGTCCTCTTTAACGCGCGCAAACCCGAACACTTCGCGGGCTGCGGCTTTAGCGGTAATCTCTGCCGCACACTCTTTCTCAAATCCCTGGCGGCAATAGAGTAATACTTTATTCATGGCGTTCTGCCCTTTTTTCAGACGCAGCGCGCCAATCAACATCAAAACCCAGCCAGCAAGGAAGCAGGTGCCTCCCACCGGCGTTATATAAACCCACAGCTTAAGGTGGGAGAGCGCAAGGCAATACAGACTGCCGCTGAACAACACCGTTCCCAGCGCCATCAGCGCACTGCTCCAGTAAAACCAGATATTGGCCCGGCGCAGCATCGCGGCGGCCATACCCAGGATCGCCAGCGTGTGAAAAGCCTGATAATCCAGGCCGGTTTTCATCCACGCCATTTCGCCCGGCCCCAGCGACTTACTCAGCACGTGGGCGCCAAAGGCACCCAGCATGACATAGACAAACCCGCTTATTGCTGAAAAAATCAGCATCGCACGACTCGACATTTCCTTTATCCTCAGGGGTAACACGCGCCGCCCTCAGGCCACGCGTCGAAATAAGTTTCATCTCTCTCAGCTTTCATAACGAAAACGAAATTTTTCCTGCTCGCTGGCAGCTTTTGCCAGGATCCACTGCCGGAAGGCGGCTATTTTACCCAGTTCTGCCTGGCTGTCATGACAAACCAGATAAAAAGCATTTTTACTGACTAAAACATCATTGAACGGGCAGGCCAGTCGCCCGGCTTCAATCTCGGTTTGCGCCATCACGTTGTTGGCCAGCGCCACGCCCTGACCGTGGATAGCCGCCTGCAGCACCATCGCACTGTGGCTGAAGATCGGCCCCTGCTGAACATTAATATGCCCCACGCCCAGCTGGCGGGTGTAGGCCTGCCAGTCCCGCCGGGAAGCATCATGCAGCAGCGTGTGATTTATCAGGTCTTCAGGTTTTTTTAGCGCTTTCTCGCCGGTCAGCAATAAAGGTGAACACACCGGCAGCAGATATTCGGCGTAGAGTTTCTCCACTCTCAGCCCCGGCCAGTTGCCGCGACCATAAAATATCGCCACGTCCACATCGTCTGCCAGTTTCTCTTCTTCACGGTCCACCGCCTGGATGCGCACATCGATGCCCGGATAAGCTGAGTTAAAGCTGGTCAGTCTCGGCACCAGCCACTGAATGGCAAAACTGGGCAACAAACTGACCGTCAGGGCACCTTTTGCACTACGTGCCTGGAGCTTACGCGTGGCGTCATTGAGCGCGGTGAAAATCTCTTTAATGTCGAGGTAATAACTCTGACCCTCTTCGGTCAATAGCAACGAGCGATTACGACGCCGGAACAGCTTGAGGCCCAGAAAGTCCTCTAATGACTTAATCTGATGGCTGACGGCGGCCTGAGTCACGAACAATTCTTCAGCGGCTTTGGTGAAACTGAGATGACGGGCAGCGGCATCAAAAACACGCAGCGCGTTTAACGGTGGAAGACGTTTTGACATGATTACCGGATAGATTATGACAACATCGGAAGTAACACTCCTGACGGAGCTTTACGTATTAGTTTTTTTTATCCGAGACATTATAATTTGTCCGTTGAGGATGCACCAGCAAATACCTATAGTTGCCGCACTTCCTGAGCCGGAACGAAAAGCAGGTTGAAATTCAGGCGGAAACGCAGAGTTTTGAAAGGCTTTTGGCTTGTGGTCGTGATGTTGTGTTTGCAATTGATCTGACTTTTTCAGATCTGGTAGCCTGGCTACCTTTTTATTCCTGTAGATTTACCCTGTCTGTCCATAGTGATTAGTAGCACCGCAAATTGCGGTGCTTTTTTTTGCCTGCAGCTTACTGACCCATCTCAACCATTTCTTTCACATCAGAGCGGTTAATCTGCTGCTTGTTGCCATTCGCATCCTGATAGCTGATCATGCCTGTATCGTCATCAACCACAGGTTTACCATCGGCGACAATAGTGCGACCATCATTAGTGTGCATAACGTAATTGCTTGAACAAGCGGCCAGGGTAAAAGTCATGGCACA
This genomic window from Erwinia sp. E_sp_B01_1 contains:
- a CDS encoding MFS transporter, with the translated sequence MNSISSTVSDVQKRTKARYWIVVMLFIVTSFNYGDRATIAIAGSAMSKDIGLDAVGLGYIFSAFSWAYVIGQIPGGWLLDRFGSKRVYFWSIFLWSLFTLLQGFVDVFSGAAVIVTLFMLRFMVGLAEAPSFPGNSRIVAAWFPAQERGTAVAIFNSAQYFATVIFAPIMGWLVSEVGWAHVFWFMGGLGIIISFIWLKVIHDPNDHPGVNKAELEYMEQGGALINMDQKKSERKVSWAEKKFQIKQLVTSRMMLGIYLGQYCINALTYFFITWFPVYLVQARGMSILKAGIIASVPAICGFLGGVLGGIISDWLMRKTGSLNIARKTPIVLGMLLSISMVFCNYTETEWVVVFFMALAFFGKGVGALGWAVMADTAPKEISGLSGGLFNMFGNISGIVTPIAIGYIIASTGSYNGALIYVGIHAFVAVLSYLVLVKDIKRIELKHL
- the garD gene encoding galactarate dehydratase produces the protein MNKPVNDPALYIKVHENDNVAIVVNNNGLVAGTEFPCGLVLKEHIPQGHKVALSDIAKGEDIVRYGEVIGYALRDILRGSWIDESLVVLPEAPELSSLPLASNIPPDLPPLEGYTFKGYRNADGSVGTRNLLAITTSVHCVAGVVDYVVRIIERELLPKYPNVDGVVALNHLYGCGVAINAPAAVVPIRTIHNLALNANFGGEVMVVGLGCEKLQPERLLEGTPDVQTISLGEEDVVRLQDEKHVGFESMVSDILQVAERHLQRLNQRQRETVPAAELIVGMQCGGSDAFSGVTANPAVGFASDLLVRCGATVMFSEVTEVRDAVHLLTPRVASEAVGKRLLEEMAWYDDYLNMGKTDRSANPSPGNKKGGLANVVEKALGSIAKSGRSAIVEVLSPGQRPTKRGLIYAATPASDFVCGTQQMASGITLQVFTTGRGTPYGLAAIPVIKMATRNALADRWHDLMDINAGTIATGEESIEQVGWRLFELILDIASGEKQTWSDRWGIHNALAVFNPAPVT
- a CDS encoding flavodoxin; its protein translation is MAQVGIFVGTVYGNALLVAEEAEPLLADLGHQVKIFEDPTLDDWQRYADQVALIITSTTGQGDLPDSIAPLFHAIKDKLGHQPALHYGVIALGDSSYDDFCGGGKKFDALLQEHSAQRIGEVLMIDAAENPEPEEIASPWVEEWAKNLS
- the truC gene encoding tRNA pseudouridine(65) synthase TruC; translated protein: MLEIIYQDQWLIAVNKPAGWLVHRSWLDRHETVFVMQTLRDQIGQHVFTVHRLDRPTSGVLLLALSSEVARLLSQQFEQHALQKTYHAVVRGWLEGEDTLDYALTEELDKIADKFSNPEKAAQPAVTHWKALAKAELPVAVSRYESSRFSLVELKPETGRKHQLRRHLRHLRHPIIGDSAHGDLKQNRSAAAHFGMKRLMLHASELTLSHPMTGEPLTLRAGLDPIWQGCMTTFGWEQSLPDIPRVEFVAANPQDRASD
- a CDS encoding YqcC family protein, which translates into the protein MSRETQVLHRLQAIEQQVRKAGLWQSCAPDSEAFNSQEPFCMNTLAPLEWLQWVFLPRMQALLDAGAPLPVKLAIAPYYEIALEADLPGREPLLQALKQFDDLFEHDN
- the syd gene encoding SecY-interacting protein, whose protein sequence is MIEETTRALTDFTQKYCDDWIRECGHPPASRELLGVPSPCVQESGEDEVFWLPQPFTLAQNLEAVERAIEFRIQPSVVAWYSTQFAGDMTATFGGQACTLLQTWSEEDFLRVQENLIGHLVMKRRLKQSPTLFIATTESELEVISVCNLSGEVVLEQLGTKKRTVLAPDLEQFIGELQVSLPVEYRR
- the queF gene encoding NADPH-dependent 7-cyano-7-deazaguanine reductase QueF (Catalyzes the NADPH-dependent reduction of 7-cyano-7-deazaguanine (preQ0) to 7-aminomethyl-7-deazaguanine (preQ1) in queuosine biosynthesis), which encodes MSSKDPHQALTDLTLGKPTEYHDKYQPSLLQAVPRSMNREPLGLFPDNLPFHGGDIWTLYELSWLNEKGLPQVAVGEVTLNANSHNLIESKSFKLYLNSFNQTKFTDWGDVRATLERDLSACAQGEVSVALFRLQEVEGQPIGHFAGYCIDEQDIEIDNYQFTTDYLENATQAEIVEEQLVSHLLKSNCLITNQPDWGSVQISYRGPRIQREALLRYLVSFRHHNEFHEQCVERIFNDILRFCKPEQLSVYARYTRRGGLDINPWRSNGNFRPGHSRLVRQ